From the Mobula birostris isolate sMobBir1 chromosome 22, sMobBir1.hap1, whole genome shotgun sequence genome, the window TTCCAAACTGAAGCTGCTCACATTTCACACACACTTGCTTTCAGATAGTTATTTAATGAAGTCTCATTGTTCATAACTAAATCTAATATGTTCTATCATCTTGATAGTTTAAGAGCAGACTATTTCAGAAAACATACGTTAACAATTCACTACTCAGGCACAGTTATGAACAGTTCTGGCCATCAGCTCCTCTCATCACTGCACTTAACCTAACCACATTATTGGTCCTGTCAGGAAACTTATTGGTGAATCCCAGCAAAACCAGAACTCTTTTTCAATTCCACCCAGGCCATAATTGCCAGCTTCCAACACACCTCTCCTTATAATTCCACACCTTCTATTCTTTGTTTCATTAAATATCTACCAACTGGAACAGTTACCCCCTATCATACCCTGTTGTACTGGAGCAATGTGGAACCTCATCATTTATTGAGCTACTTGGGAAGTATTCTGTGGAAATGTAAGTGTTCTTTCCTTAGTTGCACCACGAGTGACGCAGTAAATCTCTGTCTCCCAGTTCCAGTGATCCTGGTTCAATTCAGACCTCAGACTTCTGGAGTATTTCTGTATGGAGTCTGCAGTCCTTTCTACACCGGTTTGCGAGCTGAGCGTTTCATTGTCCACAGTCTTCGGCCCTAGAGCGTGTACACGACTTCCATGAAGAGGAAAATGGATCTCCCAGTGAACTGGTATTGACCGGACGGGCTGAATAGCCTTAGAAATATTGAGCGGGTGAGCTCGGTATGTTATTGATTAAGCATATCATTCGAGTAGAAGGAGGTGGTTGCATTTCATGTGGTGCGAGACAAGTGACGGGGACGGGACACTGTCCTGAAGAAGCGGAGCCCAGAGACAGGGTGATGTCCCGAGGAAGCGGTGACTTGAGGAGGGGTGGTGGTCCAGGCCAGGGGCTGTCTCTGGACGGAGGGGTGAGGCCAGTTCAGGGGCTCCCGGAGAGGAACGCGGCGCCTCCGACTGCCTGAGGGTGGTGTAAGAAGCGGTGGGAGGGAGCGTCGCCGTCGCCTCTTGGAAACGGCAGCAAACAGAGGGCAGAACGCTATTGCTCCCGCGCCCGGCTGCGGATGCCGGCCGCGCCGCCGCTGCTCCACCGGGATCGGAGCCGGTGGCAGGGGGCCCGCAGCTGGTGGCGGCTGGAACTCGGCCGCCGGAACAGAGCCAGGGCGAGAAGGAGGGCCCATGGATGGCGAAAGGGAGCCCGCGGGCCGGCGAGCCGTCACCGAGTGTCCTATCTGCTACCTGCTCTATGACAACGGCCTCAAGACGCCCCTCCGGCTGCCCTGCGGTCACACCTTCTGCACGGAGTGCCTGGCCCGCGTCTGCGTCTTCAGGAAGGAGAACGAGACCTTCCCCTGCCCTCTGTGCCGGGCCGCAGTCTCCATCCCCCCGGGAGGGGTCCCTCGGCTCAGCACCGACCTGGAGGTGATGCGCGCCCTGCCCCCGGCGCTGCGGAGCGCTCAGCCGGTCTGGCTGGAGGGTTCCCGTCTCTGCTGGCTCAGGGAGgagggcgagagggagaggggaactgGCACCCTGGTCACGCTGCAGCTGTTGCCCCAGCCCACCGCCGATCTCGCCTTCCCGTCCCAGCTGGTGGGGGTCCAGCACGAAGCTTTCTTCTCTCGGTACGGGATCTCCATCAAGGACTGCTACTGCCTCATCCTGGCTATGGTAGCCGGATTCTTCGTTATTTTTGGCATCATCTTCTTTCCCATCCACCTCATCGAAGGAGGACTGTGAAGCACCTTTCTCTTCTGGTTTTGCGGAGGGACACCACCCCTCCGCCCAACAAACTATTGTACAATAAGTTCTGATACACCCTAGATTCATTGCTGGGTGAATTCAGTGCACTGTGTTGGAACCCTATACAACAGAAGACATTGGATCATATGCTCCTTTAGTTAATCACCAAGCTTCAATCCCAGGATAGATACTAATCATCAGAACAGCTATGGAATTTAAATCCAGTTAGTTATCTACAATTATGTGTGGAGCTGGGGAATGCAAGCTAGTTTTGGTTATGAAGGTACAAAAAATGTTGGTTAttgaaattaaaaaagaaaatgaGGCGTTGGAGGCtttcaacagaccaggcagcatctatagatagAGTGACAAATAATGTTTCTCGTATCGGGACCCTTTATCAGTATATTGCTAGTAATTAGTTACTGGTTAATAATTATTAGCTGGTTCACTTGTTCTACAGGGGACGAAATCTGCTCTTCTTCAAGACTGCTGCAGACTTGGAGTCTCGCACAACGTGCCCATGTCTGACGTGGTCTACACAGGGAAATTAGGGGTGGACAGTCTGTGCTGGTGTTGCCAATGATACTTGCATaccatccccccccccaaaaaaaaagaatTATCAACAGGAAAAACAAATTGTTGCAGTGTAGAACCTGACACAGCTTTCCACCCCCTCCCTGTACATTTATCACTCTTTGTGGCCAATCTCCGGTATAAATCGATGATAAGACAGCAACAGAAACTACGTAAACAGAATCTGAGCGAGCAGGTTAAGGGACTCTCTGTCTCCCTAACCACTCAGATTAGTGAAATGAGGAAGTGCAAGCAATGTTGACTGGATACATTCAGGCACCTGTAAAATGAATCCGGTATTGTGTCCAGGTAGCtgtatttaaggaaggatgtcaCATATTGGAAGCAATTTAGAAAAGATTTACTAGGCAGGTATTTTTAACGTGGGAGTGAAGTGTGTTGTTCTATGAACGACGTTGGACTTACTTGGCTTGTGAGAAGATCTGACTGAAAGATCCTTAAGGCTCTTGACTAGGTAATAGAAAGTGAAGAGGATGTAGTGGGCAAAGATGCACCTTTTGGGAGAGGATATGATGGTAAATGTTTAAAATTAATGGGTTGCCACTTAAGATAGAGTTAAGGTCGATATTTTTTCCCCTGGTTGAGGGCCTTTGCAATCTCCTGCTTAAAGACAAATGGAAGCatagtctttgaatatttttaaggcaggagtAGCTAGGTTGTTGATAAGCGGGAGGGTGAAAGGTTCCCGTGGGCGGGTGGGAATGTGGGTTTGAATATACTGTACAGATTACCCATTATCATTTAATGGTTGACAGTTTGAGAGACTGGGTGGCTACTCCTGCTCCCAatttgtatatatgtgtgtgtatgctcTCAGTCATGTTTCTGACTTCAAACTCTATACCTGTACTGTagaaaattattatttttataaATATTAATCAGATAAACATTCTTTAAATATCAGCTGCTTAATTATAGCAGTCCTACGATTTATTAAATATA encodes:
- the LOC140186433 gene encoding uncharacterized protein, with product MRATALNDRVTESEPFIVKTGAKQRCIIVLTLFAIFIAVILHLVGQDQPQGIPIMNRMDSRLFNLSRFRAKNNVSTITIMELHGGRERRRRLLETAANRGQNAIAPAPGCGCRPRRRCSTGIGAGGRGPAAGGGWNSAAGTEPGREGGPMDGEREPAGRRAVTECPICYLLYDNGLKTPLRLPCGHTFCTECLARVCVFRKENETFPCPLCRAAVSIPPGGVPRLSTDLEVMRALPPALRSAQPVWLEGSRLCWLREEGERERGTGTLVTLQLLPQPTADLAFPSQLVGVQHEAFFSRYGISIKDCYCLILAMVAGFFVIFGIIFFPIHLIEGGL